From the Manihot esculenta cultivar AM560-2 chromosome 14, M.esculenta_v8, whole genome shotgun sequence genome, the window CATCAATAATGATATTATGGAGATTTATATTGCTTCATATTGTATAATACTATACAACACATAAGAATGGCAAAAAGGGAAGTCATCATTTTCCTCAAATCATCTTGGGGCAACAATATGCTCAGCCCACATAATCAAGTTGATTTTATTTGGCCATAATACATTAGAAATAAAGACAGACTCACTTACAATGCGCATATAAACCTATgacaagaaagtggaagctacaGAACACTCCATCCCTTCAGGGTAGTATCCATGAACATGAAACCCCCTGATTTACCAATATGGATGACCGATTAGCAACTTCCTACAGTGGTTTGATCTCATCCCTTAATTTGAATTCCAATTTTACACAGACTCAAAACTAGCTTAGCTGTTCTCTATCGTCTGTATTGAGAAATAGAAAACAATTATCGAGATCCTTGGAGAGATAAAAATGACTGATAACCAAAACATCAAACAGAATACACCAGAAGGTTAAAAGTTGAACTTGTcgatttaaaagttaaaaatcaATAGAATTAAGAAATCTGTTTTGGAAGATTTTGCTTAACAAAAGTTACTAGAACAGCAAAAAGTTTGATCCATGAAGCATTGCAGCCAAATCATAGAATCAGTGGCCGCAAGAAGTTAGCAAAATAGATAaacagaaggaagaagaagaagatagcaGAAGTAAGGAAGAAGAAATTAAAACTACATTGCGTTTATTGTGTGCATTTTCAAGTTCATTTCAAATATTCATGCAGTCTAATATCATGAATGAAGATTAGCAAAAAAGAGTTGGGGATCCAACTCAGGAAGGGTAGACAAAAAGGGCAAGAAGGAATGTACATGGCTGGTTGGTTTATTTTAGAAGGCCAAAGAAAGTTAAAGAAGATGAACAAGCAGCCAGCAAAGCAGCATTCAGTTAGCTGAGATCCTGATGGAGGAAGAAGCCATGAGTCAGAAGGCAGAGCAAAAGCTATAAAAGGCAAGTCACATTAGAGGGAaggacatgggaagaatttgtaTGGAAATCCCAGCTGGTTGCAGCTTGGGCAGTAGCAGATACTTTTCTGTTTGAGATTTTTGAATTGTTCTCTTCTTCTGCCAAATTAATTCATAATAACTCTACTCTTCCACTGGTTTCCTCCAGTTTATTACTGGAAGTCACTTTGAATTGATCATCCAAACTCTTTCTTTCATTTCTGCGATTGAATTTAAATCAATACAAATTTCCTTACTCAATAAAAGCCACAAGTTCTGTTAAGCAGTGGCTTCCAATGAATCCAACCCGGAGTTGATATGTCATAGATTCAAAGAGTCGCAGGCCTTTCTGGgttcagagaaaaaaaaaaggctctGATTAATTATGACATCGATATGTGATCAATGATCCAACATTTTTTAGCACCTCCAACATGGATCAACAACCAATGTGATGCGACAGAGTATGTCATAAAAACAAAATGCAGATAAAAGGAGCAATTCTTCATCTAACTAGTTCTACATCAGAAAACTCAAAGAAGCAGTCAAATGAACAGTTAATAAGTTGATCATCTACAATGcaaagccagtggcagaggcgcAGAACCTTGTAAAGCATAAAGAAGgaggaaaaataaaacaatCCCATGTCGCCTAAAACTGTAAGGAATGATCTTAAAACGAAACAGTGGAAGCAACAGATTACTCAAATATGCAggtaaataaaaagaattaccATGTTGACAGTAATTAGCATAAACGGCATTGTTAACAACTCCATACTGATCCAGCTCGTAATCACGCACCTTCAGCTCAACTTCAACGAACCCACTCATTCTACAAGTCGAATTTCGATATGCATAGTACGGTTGATTTTAAGAGCTAACGTTATAAACAAAGAAAAGGAACAAATTTTACCCTTTGCCGCCTTTGACATCAAGAAATGGCAGTCCAGTGCAGCTCCTTACGGTGGGAAGTGTGCGAACAAGCGGCGGCAAAGGCGGACGGATAATGAGAAGAGATGCGGGTGATGATGCACGGTGGAGATGGGTCCAAGTTATCTTGGCACGTGAGACGGGGAGCGTCACCGGGGACACCAATGCGTGCAGCGACATAGCTTGTGCTATGAGTGGGTGATAGATGTGAGCAATTGGTGAATTGTGCGGGTGGAAACGGGGAAATTGGAGGTTTTCTTCTTTCCGGCGTTATAATCCATGGGAGCTGGCTGCTAACCGTACCTGCAGCCAGCCAGCCTTACATTGGGCATTTTCTCTTGTTGCAGGGTTAAGTTTAATTTGGATTTAACGTAATTAGGTGAATTACTGTTCAGTcttatatttatcaaaattaattatttaattcatattattaaatcacttattaaaatattcttatatttataaaaaatcttattaattaaaatattaattaacttaatttaaatttaattaaatagattaaacaatataaatatttaaaatcatcaaaactaaatgatatataattaaatttgtaaatatttaagattaaaatacttattttgaaattattcaattaaaaagcTCTTAAATTTAGTGAAATCGAAAAcactaattgatttttataaaatggaaATGATGGCCCAAGAACCCCAACAACTATGGCCATCTTGGTAGTGCTATCATAcgaagaaatcatgaaaacatatcTCTCCTACTGCCTTGCCTTTCATTTATAGTTAGCTGTGCATTTGCAAAGGTATTGGACCTCAAAATTGGGGGCTGAATCTGCCCACATTAGCCAAAATAAAATGCCAGCCCCACTCTTTTATTTACAACCTCATCATGCACACCAACCCAAACTCTAATAAAACTCCAACAACAAAAATACcccattcttttattttatttttatatatcatcGGACCCATTTAGATCTCTCTCCTCCTCCGTGGTTGGGTGCATGAATTCTCAATCACAAACACTATCAACtgaaatctctctctctctctctctctctatatatatatatatatatatgccctaatatttaaaataaaactttaatattCTGCAA encodes:
- the LOC110600067 gene encoding acyl-acyl carrier protein thioesterase TE3, chloroplastic isoform X1 encodes the protein MSLHALVSPVTLPVSRAKITWTHLHRASSPASLLIIRPPLPPLVRTLPTVRSCTGLPFLDVKGGKGMSGFVEVELKVRDYELDQYGVVNNAVYANYCQHGLRLFESMTYQLRVGFIGSHCLTELVAFIEFYTFHCPKKDLLGSLHGRHELLERVGVSADTVARTGDALALSELSLKFLAPLRSGDRFVVKVRICGSSAARLYFEHFIFKLPNEEPILEAKGTAVWLDKNYRPVRIPSELRSKLVQFLRRESG